The window ACGGCACCGCCGAGATCTTCGGCACCGAGCTCCCCCCTGAAATCTGGCTCACTTTTCTTCCCAGGCTCAAATTCGCTGTAAGCCTTCTTCGTTCTTTTCACTTCAATTGAACGAATCAAAGCTTTTTTTTCTTTACTCAAAGTCTGTGAATTGAACTGTGTTTTATGGAATTGAAATTTTCGGTTTAAGGTGTTCACTTGGTATGGCGCCACAATCGAGATGGACGGCCCCACCGAAACGGATTACACCGCTGACGAGGTAGTTATAGCTTCTTTACTTTAGCTGTCATGGATTTTGGTTGTCATGGATTTTGAATAATGGAAGTCAATGTTTTGCAGACGCCGAATATCAGCTATGTGAATGTGCATGCCGTGTTGGATGCGCGGCGGAACCGTGCGAAAACGCTGTCGTCTGATGATCCTGATTCTCCTCACGCTCAGGTAAACTCAGGTTCATTACATTTTGGATGAATTGGTGTAATGTATTTGCTGTATGATTTAACTGCTTTATATAGGGCTAATAGGTTTGTTATTACGATGGTCAGGGACCGAGGGTGATGGTTGTGGGACCTACGGATTCCGGGAAGAGTACGTTGGCGAAAATGCTGCTGAGTTGGGCAGCTAAGCAAGGATGGAAACCTACTTTTGTTGATTTGGATATCGGACAAGGAGCTATAACAATTCCCGGATGCATTGCGGCTACTCCTATTGAAATGCCTATTGATCCCGTGGAAGGGATTCCCCTTGACATGCCCCTTGTGTATTTCTATGGGCACACTACTCCCACGTATGTATCCGATTTAGTATTTTCTGTCAGTATTAGGATTTGTCAAGGTAGAATAGTTTTATAGACGGTCGAATTTTATGGTAGCTATACATCAGTTATCAGTGATATGCTGCGTTGCTATTCGTCATTCCAGCTTCTGAGTGTCGTTTTTTTTTTTTTTAGGACCAATGTGGATTTGTACAGAGTGCTTGTCAAGGAGCTTTCTCAAATGGTAGAGAAACAACTTGCTGGTACTGCTGAATCTCAAGCTGCTGGACTGGTAATCAACACCATGGGATGGATTGAGGGTGCTGGCTATGAGGTACTTTAAGAGTTCTTGGACCAAAAGGGGCGACTGTTGATTAATTGAAAAATGACTGTGATTTTAATATATTTGAAGATTGCTCTGATAGTTTCTTCTTCTTTATCTTTCTTGCAGTTGCTTCTTCATGCAATTGACACATTCAATGCCAATGTTGTCTTGGTTTTGGGTCAGGTAAATCCTTTTAGTCCGAGACTCCGAGTTCTTTTCTTGTCATGCTCAAGTCTTCGTGAATTCTGCTACTTTCTTTTAATCTGTCAGGAAACATCCTTTTCTGTTCTTTATGCTTTTTGGGTTAAGATTGTCAGCAAGTCTGTTAGCGTTTAATGATATACTTTTCTAAAACATTGTAGTTCTTACTAGTGTTATAGTGCCCTAAGTTTATGTTTCCCTGACAATGCAGTATTTCTTTTATGCAGGAAAAGCTTTGCAGCATGCTCAGAGATGTACTAAAGAACAAGCCCAATGTGGATGTTGTTAAACTTCAAAAATCAGGGGGAGTTGTATCCAGGAATTTAAAATTCCGTCAAAAATCCAGGAGTAATAGGATAAGGGTAAGTATATGTTGGAAAAACAAAACAAAACAATCCAACAGTATCATCTTCTATGGTACCAAATTGAAAAAAGTCCTTAAAAATGTGCACCTGGTTTATTCTCATGCTATTGCTCTTCCTGTCATAAGGCTCTTATACACTGATATTTCTGACAGGAATACTTTTATGGCCTTGCGAATGATCTCAGCCCACATTCTAATACTGCAAATTTCAGCGATTTATCTGTCTTTCGAATCGGTGGTGGCCCACAGGCCCCTCGTTCAGCTTTGCCAATTGGTGCCGAGCCTGCTGCTGATCCTACAAGAGTGGTTCCTGTAAATATTAACCGTGATTTGCTCCATATGGTTCTCGCTATTTCATATGCCAAGGAGCCTGATGAAATTATCTCTAGGTAATCTCATAGCCATCAGCTATTTCATATGCCTACTTTCCCTCTTACAAGAGTTATAATTGTCTAGCACTTCTCCCCTAGCTTTTCCATCTATAAAGATTTGAAATTTGACTTTGATACTTTAAATTAAAATCTGTTGATGTCAGAGATTACAATATATACCCGTGTTGCTTAACAATGAATTTTGTGTGCAGTAATGTTGCTGGGTTTGTCCATGTCACAGAAGTCAATGTTGAAAGGTTTGATTTCTGA of the Fragaria vesca subsp. vesca linkage group LG6, FraVesHawaii_1.0, whole genome shotgun sequence genome contains:
- the LOC101299204 gene encoding protein CLP1 homolog, whose translation is MAGTGIRQVKLERECELRIEVGNDAPLKLRVLNGTAEIFGTELPPEIWLTFLPRLKFAVFTWYGATIEMDGPTETDYTADETPNISYVNVHAVLDARRNRAKTLSSDDPDSPHAQGPRVMVVGPTDSGKSTLAKMLLSWAAKQGWKPTFVDLDIGQGAITIPGCIAATPIEMPIDPVEGIPLDMPLVYFYGHTTPTTNVDLYRVLVKELSQMVEKQLAGTAESQAAGLVINTMGWIEGAGYELLLHAIDTFNANVVLVLGQEKLCSMLRDVLKNKPNVDVVKLQKSGGVVSRNLKFRQKSRSNRIREYFYGLANDLSPHSNTANFSDLSVFRIGGGPQAPRSALPIGAEPAADPTRVVPVNINRDLLHMVLAISYAKEPDEIISSNVAGFVHVTEVNVERKTITYLAPAAGELPGKFLILGSLTWLET